In a genomic window of Anoxybacter fermentans:
- a CDS encoding glycosyltransferase family 4 protein, translated as MKIGIDGRAAKWYRGTGIGTYTYQLLKNLKLVDASNEYYFFWPGDDYDFLQRGPLIKVEEISHKKDLFWEEVHIPIRLSEERIEIYHVPQNGIGLPRCKESKYVVTIHDLIPYTMPETVGKGYLRIFLNQVPRIMEEADLIITVSEYSKKDIIRYFNLTPDRIVVTHLAPEDFYRPLPSDQLKPFLKKYNLLPGYILYVGGFSHRKNIKAIIRAFALIKDQLPENYRLVIAGSPGRSYEDLMKLIRQKGLEERVDLPGFIPVKEMVYLYNAAKLFVYPSYYEGFGLPPLEAMACGIPVITSNVTSIPEVVGDGAETVNPSDEVSLAELMYRVLSDREFWFDLHKRGMKRVAQFDWRKTAAQTLQAYYKLYQSECM; from the coding sequence ATGAAAATAGGGATAGACGGAAGAGCAGCAAAGTGGTATCGTGGAACCGGAATTGGTACATATACCTATCAGCTATTAAAAAATCTTAAACTGGTAGATGCTTCAAATGAATATTATTTTTTCTGGCCTGGGGATGATTATGATTTTTTACAGAGGGGTCCACTGATTAAAGTTGAAGAAATTAGTCATAAAAAAGATTTATTCTGGGAGGAAGTCCATATCCCTATCCGTTTATCTGAAGAGAGGATCGAAATTTATCATGTTCCTCAGAACGGTATTGGTTTACCGCGGTGTAAGGAAAGTAAATATGTAGTTACTATCCATGACTTAATCCCTTATACAATGCCGGAAACTGTAGGAAAAGGTTATTTAAGGATATTTTTAAATCAAGTACCCCGGATTATGGAGGAAGCAGATTTAATCATTACCGTTTCAGAATATTCGAAAAAAGATATTATTCGTTATTTTAACCTTACTCCGGATAGAATTGTGGTCACACATCTAGCCCCAGAAGACTTTTATCGGCCTTTACCCTCTGATCAGCTCAAACCTTTTTTAAAAAAGTATAACTTACTACCCGGTTATATTCTCTATGTTGGAGGGTTTAGTCATCGGAAAAATATTAAGGCAATTATAAGAGCTTTTGCACTTATTAAAGATCAGCTTCCTGAAAATTATAGATTAGTCATTGCCGGAAGTCCCGGCCGTTCTTATGAGGATTTAATGAAACTGATTCGCCAAAAAGGCTTAGAAGAGCGAGTGGACTTACCGGGTTTTATCCCGGTTAAAGAGATGGTTTATCTTTATAATGCTGCTAAACTATTTGTTTATCCATCTTATTATGAAGGATTTGGTTTACCACCACTAGAAGCTATGGCCTGCGGTATTCCAGTTATCACTTCCAATGTTACTTCTATTCCGGAAGTGGTTGGCGACGGGGCAGAAACAGTAAACCCCAGTGATGAAGTAAGTCTGGCAGAGTTGATGTATCGAGTCCTTAGTGACAGGGAGTTCTGGTTTGATTTACATAAAAGAGGTATGAAACGGGTGGCTCAGTTCGATTGGCGAAAAACAGCTGCCCAAACATTACAGGCATATTATAAACTCTATCAGTCTGAATGTATGTAA
- a CDS encoding DUF4349 domain-containing protein has product MKHEELKELLPLYVDGGLDKDEKELVKMHLDSCKECQNEVEIYKKNYDFLSSVEAVALPDNFLSSVLKKIEKERRDKLGESTLLNRIRELLKFKLSVPVSVVGVVTVMVLLVVMAGLFPDIQYQKETPEMPKYDLRGEIRYFKPEAMKTPLKMGQPEMSLTAKKAPSQDQIERKIIKKASLQIEVKDIKEVDNVIIEIVENYGGFISGSRSWISEVNRYYSWYELRIPTDQFYQVISRVEELGKVLSRSIRGEDVTEEYIDLETRLKNLKLQEERYRQLLIKAVKVDDILKIERELERVRSTIESLQGKLNYYDDKVSLSTIDVEFREPEPITSSQWGIVKALKQAVREMTNTFYNLIVRLGALLPYLVLILIGYVIFRVKRLKR; this is encoded by the coding sequence ATGAAACATGAGGAATTGAAAGAATTATTACCACTATATGTTGATGGTGGCCTGGATAAAGATGAAAAAGAACTTGTTAAAATGCATCTTGATAGTTGTAAGGAATGTCAAAATGAAGTGGAGATTTATAAGAAAAATTATGATTTTCTTTCATCAGTTGAAGCAGTTGCACTACCTGATAATTTCTTATCTTCCGTTCTAAAAAAGATAGAAAAAGAGAGAAGGGATAAGTTAGGGGAATCTACTTTACTTAATCGCATAAGGGAATTACTCAAATTTAAACTGAGTGTTCCTGTTAGTGTTGTAGGTGTGGTAACTGTTATGGTGCTTTTAGTTGTAATGGCAGGTCTTTTTCCAGATATTCAGTATCAAAAAGAAACTCCTGAAATGCCCAAATATGACCTTAGAGGTGAGATCAGGTATTTTAAACCTGAGGCAATGAAGACTCCGTTGAAAATGGGTCAACCGGAGATGTCTTTAACAGCTAAAAAAGCACCATCCCAGGATCAAATAGAGCGAAAGATCATTAAAAAGGCCAGTTTGCAAATAGAAGTAAAGGATATAAAAGAAGTTGATAATGTAATTATAGAGATTGTCGAAAACTATGGAGGTTTTATTTCTGGTTCCCGGAGCTGGATTTCTGAAGTTAATAGGTATTATAGTTGGTATGAATTACGAATTCCAACAGATCAGTTTTATCAGGTTATCAGTCGGGTTGAAGAGTTAGGCAAAGTGCTATCTCGCTCTATACGGGGTGAGGATGTAACAGAAGAATATATTGATTTGGAAACCAGATTGAAGAATCTCAAACTTCAGGAAGAGCGATATCGTCAGTTATTGATTAAAGCTGTTAAAGTTGATGATATCTTAAAAATAGAACGGGAGTTAGAACGAGTTCGGAGCACAATTGAAAGTTTACAGGGAAAATTAAATTATTATGATGATAAAGTTAGTTTAAGTACCATTGATGTAGAGTTCAGGGAACCAGAACCTATCACTTCTTCTCAATGGGGGATTGTAAAAGCATTAAAACAGGCAGTACGGGAAATGACCAATACTTTTTATAATCTGATTGTTCGTCTAGGTGCATTGCTACCATATCTGGTATTAATTTTAATTGGATATGTAATTTTTCGGGTTAAAAGATTGAAGAGATAA
- a CDS encoding mannose-1-phosphate guanylyltransferase, whose protein sequence is MVSAVIMAGGLGTRFWPKSRIDNPKQFLKFFEDITMIQATVRRVAKIFPAEKIYIVTNSEFAPRIYNEIPEIPKENVLIEPFRRDTAACVGLAAVKISLSDPEEVMVVLPSDHYIGDETEFAKTLEIAVELAKEKDCLTTLGIKPTRPETGYGYIKIGERLSLDVDKPIYRVKEFTEKPDLKLAREFYTRSDYFWNSGIFIWKINVILDHISSFLPHLYQGLMKIKNAMGTKKEEEVLKEEYSTFIPISIDYGIMEKASEVYMVLASFVWDDMGNWAALERIMKSDKDGNIVMGFHLGYDTKNCIISNNDKFIATLGIENLIIIETEDVILICNKNRAQEVKDLRELIKSKSLDKFL, encoded by the coding sequence ATGGTTTCAGCAGTTATCATGGCCGGCGGGTTGGGAACCCGATTCTGGCCGAAAAGTCGAATAGATAATCCGAAGCAGTTTTTAAAATTCTTTGAAGATATAACCATGATTCAAGCAACTGTCAGAAGGGTTGCTAAAATCTTTCCAGCTGAGAAAATCTACATTGTGACAAACTCAGAGTTTGCTCCCCGAATTTATAATGAAATACCTGAAATTCCAAAAGAGAATGTGTTAATTGAACCATTTAGACGGGATACAGCTGCCTGTGTAGGCCTGGCTGCAGTAAAAATTAGTTTGAGCGACCCCGAAGAAGTAATGGTTGTTTTGCCGTCAGATCATTATATCGGTGATGAGACTGAGTTTGCTAAAACCCTGGAAATTGCCGTTGAACTGGCAAAAGAGAAAGATTGTCTGACCACTCTGGGTATTAAACCAACTCGCCCTGAAACCGGATATGGATATATAAAGATTGGCGAACGGTTGAGTTTAGATGTAGATAAGCCCATTTATCGAGTGAAAGAGTTTACTGAGAAACCTGATCTTAAACTGGCCAGAGAGTTTTATACCCGAAGTGATTATTTCTGGAATAGTGGGATTTTTATATGGAAAATAAATGTAATTTTGGACCATATCTCATCCTTTTTGCCCCATCTATACCAGGGATTAATGAAAATTAAAAATGCTATGGGAACAAAAAAAGAAGAAGAGGTACTTAAAGAAGAGTACAGCACATTTATTCCCATTTCCATAGATTATGGAATTATGGAAAAAGCCTCGGAAGTATATATGGTTTTGGCTTCTTTTGTCTGGGATGATATGGGAAATTGGGCTGCACTTGAAAGAATTATGAAGAGTGATAAAGATGGTAATATTGTTATGGGTTTTCATTTAGGCTATGATACTAAAAATTGCATTATAAGCAATAATGACAAATTCATTGCTACCCTGGGAATTGAAAATCTGATTATTATTGAAACAGAAGATGTAATTTTAATCTGTAATAAAAATCGAGCACAGGAAGTTAAAGATTTGCGGGAATTAATTAAATCAAAAAGTCTGGATAAGTTTTTGTAA
- a CDS encoding sigma-70 family RNA polymerase sigma factor: MAVSDKELIEMFKKGEEKAFEEIVRRYQKKVYNTIYRILGNPEDANDLAQEVFIRVYRKLHLFQGKASFSTWLFTITSNLCRDELRKRQRRLKIRSLSEPIRYKDGEIEQEILDESMTPERISINRELRDEIQAVIDKLPDEQKEAIVLREFQGFSYEEIAEIVGVALGTVKSRISRARRNIREELSNLRSSVSS, translated from the coding sequence GTGGCAGTATCGGATAAGGAATTGATAGAAATGTTTAAAAAAGGAGAAGAAAAGGCTTTTGAAGAAATTGTAAGGCGTTATCAAAAGAAAGTTTATAATACCATTTATAGGATATTAGGGAACCCGGAAGATGCTAATGATCTAGCCCAGGAAGTGTTTATTCGGGTCTATCGAAAACTTCATCTATTCCAGGGAAAGGCCAGTTTTTCTACCTGGCTTTTTACTATTACGTCCAATCTCTGCCGTGATGAGCTGAGGAAACGTCAAAGGCGTTTAAAGATTCGGAGTCTATCTGAACCGATTCGGTATAAAGATGGTGAAATTGAGCAGGAAATTTTAGATGAGAGTATGACACCGGAAAGAATATCAATTAACCGGGAATTAAGAGATGAAATTCAGGCAGTAATTGATAAACTACCGGATGAACAGAAAGAAGCGATTGTTTTAAGAGAATTTCAGGGATTTAGTTATGAGGAAATAGCTGAAATTGTTGGAGTTGCTCTCGGTACTGTTAAATCCCGGATCAGTCGAGCGAGGCGAAATATACGTGAGGAGTTGAGTAATCTGAGATCATCAGTAAGTTCATGA